The Scomber japonicus isolate fScoJap1 chromosome 13, fScoJap1.pri, whole genome shotgun sequence genome includes a window with the following:
- the LOC128371780 gene encoding E3 SUMO-protein ligase ZBED1-like: MGNDNYTLLGGSFYFKLFPDGSVDKSKVVCSFCQTELKYHRSSSSLSYHLRAKHSNVANQVQAKRQQKQSTAAPVKTAHQHKPVEQDKLTTAIAKWVVINSRPVNIVEDAGLRDVLRVACSDQSYVLPSRGTIVARIHSLYETEKATKLKLLQSANTVALTGDHWTSVSNQNYLGVSAHHIDTNWTFLSFALTVRQTEETRVQHFWEVAERWDIARKVTTIGADDALTLVTAAWLQEYQHMPCIAHSLQRSITAAVLHSGFEHVLVKCRKLVAHFKDSPANAAELKREQAQRGQDVEPLIQDVQTRWNSTLSMITRLLKHKDAVRATLELHKQINTPDFLTDAEFEKMGKLETLLEPCRYVTELLGGEQYVPCSVVLPALCHLSRLMEVSEDDPDYVCQFKGSFTSDLSMRRETINTQWMKVATALDPRFKDLKCLPRSEREEVWRLMKEESAKQCHVKEEVTEPPKKKMSLLVASDSEDEEEAAAAAADTPVDRYRAEPSVSMETCPLKWWSAHAGVYPSLAPLAQKYLSTPATTVPCERLFSLSGHMVQKKRAALSNENATRLLCLSEWLREKKQEEK, translated from the exons ATGGGAAACGACAACTACACGCTCCTGGGTGGCTCTTTCTACTTCAAACTATTCCCAGACGGATCAGTGGACAAATCGAAAGTAGTGTGCAGCTTTTGTCAAACTGAACTTAAATATCATCGCAGCTCATCGAGTCTAAGCTATCACCTGCGAGCCAAGCATTCAAATGTAGCTAACCAGGTACAAGCTAAACGGCAGCAGAAGCAAAGCACTGCTGCACCTGTGAAGACTGCACATCAACACAAACCTGTGGAACAAGATAAGTTAACTACAGCGATTGCAAAATGGGTTGTAATTAACAGCAGACCTGTGAATATTGTGGAAGATGCAGGTCTAAGAGATGTGCTCCGGGTTGCATGTAGTGATCAGTCTTATGTTTTACCCTCCAGGGGAACAATAGTTGCACGCATTCACAGCCTGTATGAAACAGAGAAAGCAACCAAATTGAAACTCCTGCAAAGTGCAAATACTGTGGCGTTGACGGGTGATCATTGGACGTCAGTGAGCAATCAAAACTACCTCGGAGTATCTGCACACCACATCGATACTAATTGGACTTTTCTATCTTTTGCTTTGACTGTGCGACAAACAGAAGAAACGCGCGTGCAGCATTTCTGGGAAGTTGCAGAGCGATGGGACATTGCGAGGAAAGTCACAACAATCGGTGCAGACGATGCTTTGACTTTAGTAACAGCAGCATGGCTTCAGGAGTACCAACACATGCCGTGCATTGCTCACAGTCTGCAGAGATCAATAACAGCAGCGGTCCTTCACAGCGGGTTTGAGCACGTGCTGGTTAAATGTCGCAAACTGGTCGCACATTTCAAGGATAGTCCAGCAAATGCAGCAGAGTTGAAACGAGAGCAAGCACAGAGAGGTCAAGATGTGGAGCCTCTAATTCAAGATGTGCAAACCAGGTGGAACTCGACTCTGAGTATGATCACCAGGCTGCTGAAACACAAAGATGCAGTCAGAGCTACACTTGAGCTTCACAAGCAAATAAACACTCCAGACTTTCTGACTGATGCTGAATTTGAGAAGATGGGAAAGCTTGAGACTCTCCTTGAACCCTGCAG GTATGTGACTGAGCTCCTCGGGGGGGAGCAGTACGTCCCCTGCTCGGTGGTCCTGCCTGCGCTGTGCCATCTCTCCCGGCTGATGGAAGTATCTGAAGACGATCCGGACTACGTGTGCCAATTCAAAGGGTCCTTCACCTCCGACCTTTCGATGCGGAGAGAAACCATCAACACCCAATGGATGAAAGTGGCGACCGCACTCGACCCCAGATTCAAAGATCTGAAATGCCTCCCCAGATCCGAGAGGGAGGAAGTGTGGAGGCTGATGAAGGAAGAGAGCGCCAAGCAGTGTCACGTCAAAGAGGAAGTGACAGAACCACCGAAGAAGAAGATGAGCCTCTTGGTTGCGTCCGACtcggaggatgaagaggaagcagcagcggcggcggccgATACTCCTGTGGATCGGTACAGAGCGGAGCCGAGCGTTTCCATGGAGACCTGTCCGTTGAAGTGGTGGTCTGCCCATGCGGGGGTTTACCCGAGTTTGGCTCCTCTGGCGCAGAAGTACCTGTCGACGCCGGCGACGACGGTCCCGTGCGAGAGGCTGTTCTCGCTGTCGGGTCACATGGTGCAGAAGAAGAGAGCGGCGCTGTCCAATGAGAACGCCACCAGGCTGCTCTGCCTCAGCGAGTGGCTCCGAGagaagaaacaggaagagaagtAA